One window of Hypanus sabinus isolate sHypSab1 chromosome 10, sHypSab1.hap1, whole genome shotgun sequence genomic DNA carries:
- the pln gene encoding cardiac phospholamban, with protein MDKVQQITSSALRRASAIDVNPQTSQKLHGLLINFILIVGCLLFIYVVKLLMY; from the coding sequence ATGGATAAGGTTCAACAGATAACCAGCTCTGCCCTACGAAGAGCCTCTGCCATTGATGTGAATCCACAAACCAGCCAAAAGCTACATGGGCTCCTTATCAACTTTATTCTGATTGTTGGTTGCCTCCTTTTTATATACGTCGTAAAACTGCTGATGTACTAA